In Chitinophaga nivalis, a single genomic region encodes these proteins:
- a CDS encoding START-like domain-containing protein: MSKKVLYELEFPVRCSPGILYEFLSTPAGLQEWFADKVDFRDNVFSFSWNGTAEEAEVLEQAEDEFIRLHWTHAPKEEYFEFRIQISEVTNETILVVKDFAEKKEIKDQSQLWEYQVKDLFHRIGN, translated from the coding sequence ATGTCAAAGAAAGTGCTATATGAGTTAGAATTTCCGGTAAGGTGCTCACCCGGTATCCTGTATGAATTCTTGTCTACGCCCGCCGGATTGCAGGAGTGGTTCGCGGATAAAGTCGACTTCAGGGATAATGTTTTTTCCTTTTCCTGGAATGGCACTGCGGAGGAAGCTGAAGTACTGGAACAGGCTGAAGATGAATTCATCCGGCTTCATTGGACACATGCCCCCAAAGAAGAATATTTTGAGTTCCGCATACAAATTTCTGAAGTAACGAACGAAACCATCCTGGTGGTGAAAGACTTCGCAGAAAAGAAGGAAATCAAGGACCAAAGCCAGCTATGGGAATACCAGGTAAAAGACCTCTTCCATCGCATCGGGAACTAA
- a CDS encoding ThiF family adenylyltransferase codes for MIQAHLRQQRDESNDYQPVFYDLSQEKDHQALVALLEARPYIRINDNIYSQLRELMKIRNPTQKLTQEESDAKIQAYVGNTPLEQFGIWVYYPWSDRVVHLVNEVDFIELRTSRNQHKITAAEITLLSTKKVGIVGLSVGQSAALTIAMERTCGEIRLADFDNLELTNMNRIRCGVHNIQTNKVIIAAREIAEIDPYIRVKCYPDGMTENNLEDFFLEGGKLDLFVEECDSVDIKILSRIKAKELKIPVLMEMSDRGMLDIERFDLEPDRPLLHGLIPEVDISTLKGLTDAEKLPIFSPMLALDKVSSRMKFSLGEIGKTITTWPQLASAVVLGGAIIGDTCRRVLLDQLKSSGRYYIDFEQLIV; via the coding sequence ATGATACAAGCACATCTCAGGCAACAAAGAGACGAATCCAATGACTATCAGCCTGTTTTTTATGACCTGAGCCAGGAAAAAGACCATCAGGCCCTTGTGGCCTTGCTGGAAGCCCGGCCCTACATACGAATCAACGATAATATATATTCGCAGTTGCGTGAGTTGATGAAAATCAGGAATCCTACACAAAAGCTTACCCAGGAAGAGTCGGACGCAAAAATACAAGCCTATGTAGGCAACACACCACTTGAACAGTTTGGGATATGGGTATATTATCCCTGGAGTGACCGGGTAGTACACCTGGTAAATGAGGTAGATTTTATTGAATTACGCACCAGCAGGAATCAACATAAAATTACCGCAGCAGAAATAACATTACTCTCTACCAAAAAAGTAGGTATCGTAGGTTTATCCGTAGGACAATCAGCGGCACTGACCATTGCTATGGAACGTACCTGTGGCGAAATCAGGCTGGCAGATTTTGATAACCTGGAACTAACAAATATGAACCGCATCCGCTGCGGTGTGCATAATATCCAAACGAATAAAGTAATCATTGCAGCACGTGAAATAGCAGAAATAGACCCTTACATCCGGGTGAAATGTTACCCCGATGGCATGACAGAAAATAATCTGGAAGACTTTTTTCTGGAAGGCGGGAAACTGGATCTGTTTGTTGAAGAGTGTGATAGCGTAGATATAAAAATACTGAGCAGAATCAAAGCAAAGGAGTTAAAAATTCCGGTATTGATGGAAATGAGCGACCGGGGTATGCTGGATATTGAGCGGTTTGACCTGGAACCAGACAGACCTTTGCTCCACGGATTGATTCCTGAAGTAGATATTTCCACCCTGAAAGGTCTGACAGATGCGGAAAAATTACCCATTTTCAGTCCTATGCTGGCATTAGATAAGGTTTCTTCCCGTATGAAATTTTCACTGGGCGAAATCGGCAAAACAATTACCACATGGCCCCAATTAGCATCTGCGGTTGTACTGGGAGGTGCTATTATTGGAGATACCTGTCGCCGGGTATTACTGGATCAGCTAAAGAGTTCAGGCAGATATTACATAGATTTTGAGCAGTTGATTGTTTAA
- a CDS encoding LptF/LptG family permease produces the protein MKKLDKLIIKTFLGPFVATFFVTLFVLVMQFLWKYVDDLVGKGLDTGVIIQLIAYTSATLVTLALPLAVLLSSIMTFGNLGESFELVALKSSGISLLRFIRPLLFVCSIIGVLAFLFANYVIPVANLQAKSLLYDITNSKPAFNIKAGVFYRDIPNYTIKVAQKDKDNQTIHQVMIFDNTAGSGGDKIILAEKGQMVLTANKRFLYFILENGWRYEERGNRGYTVPGDMIRLGFKKYSKAFDLSSFAFNRLNMDLFASNQQMLNVRQLDVAIDSLQKVEAQYSKTVNSYVSTRYPFYRWKDTGWVATAPPLKTKNFASVVPEKHLRAVVERAEQSIRETQSSLESPTLEFEDKHNSILMHKVEWQRKFTLAAACVVMFLIGAPLGSIIRKGGLGTPLVFAVIFFVIFNVFFMIGEKMARSGVMMTWSGMWLSNIVLLPIAAFLIYKAMNDSQLFNKEYYFRSIQKMKKFLQRFKKQPTI, from the coding sequence GTGAAAAAACTCGACAAACTAATCATAAAAACTTTTCTGGGCCCCTTCGTTGCCACCTTCTTCGTAACCTTATTTGTACTGGTAATGCAGTTTCTCTGGAAGTACGTAGATGACCTGGTAGGTAAAGGCCTGGATACCGGCGTAATTATCCAGCTGATAGCCTATACCAGCGCCACCCTGGTAACGCTGGCGCTGCCACTGGCCGTGCTGCTTTCGTCTATCATGACTTTTGGTAACCTCGGGGAAAGTTTTGAACTGGTAGCGCTTAAATCTTCCGGTATCTCGCTGCTGCGTTTTATCCGCCCCCTGCTCTTCGTGTGCAGTATCATTGGCGTGCTGGCCTTTCTGTTTGCCAACTACGTGATTCCCGTAGCCAACCTGCAGGCCAAATCCCTGCTCTACGATATCACCAATTCCAAACCGGCATTTAACATCAAAGCCGGCGTTTTTTATCGCGATATTCCCAATTATACCATCAAGGTAGCCCAGAAAGATAAAGATAATCAGACCATTCATCAGGTGATGATATTTGACAATACTGCCGGCAGCGGCGGCGACAAAATTATCCTCGCCGAAAAAGGCCAGATGGTACTGACCGCCAACAAACGCTTTCTCTATTTCATCCTGGAAAATGGCTGGAGATATGAAGAACGCGGCAACCGGGGCTACACGGTTCCCGGCGACATGATAAGACTGGGCTTTAAAAAATACAGTAAGGCCTTTGACCTCAGCTCTTTCGCCTTCAACCGGCTGAACATGGACCTCTTTGCTTCCAACCAGCAGATGCTGAATGTACGCCAGCTGGATGTAGCCATCGATTCTCTCCAGAAGGTAGAAGCGCAATACAGTAAAACCGTTAATTCGTACGTGAGTACACGTTACCCATTCTATCGCTGGAAAGACACCGGTTGGGTAGCTACTGCCCCACCCCTGAAAACAAAAAACTTTGCCTCCGTCGTTCCTGAAAAGCACCTGCGCGCTGTAGTGGAAAGAGCAGAACAAAGTATCCGTGAAACCCAAAGTTCCCTGGAAAGTCCCACCCTGGAATTTGAAGACAAACACAATTCCATTCTCATGCACAAAGTAGAATGGCAACGTAAATTTACCCTCGCAGCGGCCTGCGTGGTGATGTTCCTCATTGGCGCCCCACTCGGCTCTATTATACGCAAAGGAGGCCTCGGTACACCATTGGTATTCGCGGTTATTTTCTTTGTAATTTTTAACGTGTTTTTCATGATTGGCGAAAAAATGGCCAGAAGCGGCGTGATGATGACCTGGTCGGGGATGTGGCTCTCAAACATAGTGCTGCTGCCGATTGCCGCTTTTTTAATTTATAAAGCCATGAATGATTCACAACTTTTTAATAAAGAGTATTATTTTCGTAGTATACAGAAAATGAAAAAGTTCTTGCAACGATTCAAGAAACAACCTACAATTTAA
- a CDS encoding phosphatase PAP2 family protein has translation MKTLFTLFRNNLYFFLPFLLWLAVGGVLLATHSQRDLFLSINGEHSHWGDVIVTGLTYLGDGIMFGVVLFLMLVTQRFRLFFIGLAVLLLVTLIVQVAKHYFNAPRPIIFFGDEASTLVHTVKWVTVHSSCSFPSGHSSAAFGMFSFLALISSNKKLGIVFVLLALLAGYSRIYLAQHFFADVYVGSIIGTLSTIIVYGFFKFRDTKGSPELCREALLKANTSAV, from the coding sequence TTGAAAACGCTGTTTACACTGTTCAGAAATAATCTTTATTTCTTCCTGCCCTTTCTGCTATGGCTTGCAGTGGGCGGGGTGTTGCTGGCAACCCACAGCCAAAGGGATTTATTCCTGAGCATCAACGGAGAACACTCCCACTGGGGAGATGTAATTGTGACCGGGTTAACTTACCTCGGTGATGGAATTATGTTTGGCGTAGTGCTGTTCCTCATGCTGGTCACGCAAAGGTTCAGATTGTTCTTCATTGGACTGGCCGTATTACTGTTGGTTACCCTGATTGTACAGGTAGCCAAACATTATTTCAATGCGCCCAGACCCATTATCTTTTTCGGAGATGAAGCATCTACCCTGGTACATACCGTGAAATGGGTGACTGTTCATTCCAGCTGCAGCTTCCCTTCCGGTCACTCCTCTGCGGCATTTGGCATGTTCAGTTTCCTGGCGCTTATTTCCAGCAATAAAAAACTGGGTATCGTATTTGTGCTGCTGGCCTTACTGGCAGGCTATTCCCGTATATATCTGGCACAGCACTTTTTTGCAGATGTATATGTGGGCAGTATTATTGGCACACTTAGCACCATTATTGTATATGGTTTCTTTAAATTCCGGGATACCAAAGGATCCCCGGAGTTATGTAGGGAGGCTTTGCTGAAAGCAAATACCTCCGCTGTGTAG
- a CDS encoding superoxide dismutase: MNKREFLRLTSLAGAAVLSAPLSSLATTGFSPKPFLADPKAPFVLPALPYAFDALEPNIDRQTMEIHHDKHHAAYVKNLNDAVNGTTFASLTLEQILRRITYKDNAIRNNGGGHYNHSLFWTLLSPNKTNPSDKLKGLISKAFGSWEQFQQQFNDAAKTQFGSGWAWLIVTPGKKLAVINTPNQDNPLMQNIVKQRGTPILALDVWEHAYYLKYQNKRPDYINAFWNVINWDEVEKRYNAAIV; the protein is encoded by the coding sequence ATGAATAAAAGAGAATTTCTCAGACTCACCAGCCTTGCCGGTGCGGCTGTTTTAAGCGCTCCCTTAAGCAGCCTGGCTACTACTGGTTTCAGCCCGAAACCATTCCTGGCAGATCCTAAAGCTCCCTTTGTATTGCCGGCACTGCCTTATGCATTTGATGCCCTTGAACCCAATATCGACAGGCAAACCATGGAAATCCATCATGATAAGCATCACGCGGCATATGTGAAAAACCTGAATGATGCCGTGAATGGTACCACCTTTGCCAGCCTTACACTGGAGCAAATACTGCGTAGAATAACCTACAAAGATAATGCTATCCGCAATAACGGCGGTGGACATTATAACCATTCGCTCTTCTGGACCTTGCTTTCTCCCAATAAAACCAATCCGTCTGATAAACTGAAAGGGCTTATCAGCAAGGCTTTTGGATCATGGGAACAATTCCAGCAGCAATTTAATGATGCGGCAAAAACACAGTTCGGATCCGGATGGGCCTGGTTGATTGTAACGCCCGGTAAAAAACTGGCCGTTATCAATACGCCTAATCAGGATAATCCGCTGATGCAAAATATTGTGAAACAAAGAGGTACGCCGATACTGGCGCTGGATGTGTGGGAACACGCTTACTATCTGAAGTACCAGAATAAACGGCCGGATTATATCAACGCTTTCTGGAACGTGATTAACTGGGATGAAGTAGAAAAAAGATATAACGCTGCCATCGTATAA
- a CDS encoding sensor histidine kinase, whose translation MSLLFTVTVTAQPILYNGGKTLLQIGGNLELYTDKTNTLELAAVKQQPFKLSSQDVPNLQITPYTQWARFSVFNNSQQQHLILEVEYPIIDDITLYEILPDGSTQSKRLGEFTSYKNRGYDHQNYQFELNIPTGTTREYYMKVKAGEQLQLPVYLSAPELISEKNNRRELIFGIYIGVIFAMAFYNLFIYISTRDNSYLIYVSYIICVGLTQATLQGYSFRFLYPDSPWLAMHATVLVPIFNGLTALFFIQKFLHTKQNFPLGHTLINIGIWLYLLCFIPTFLDMYTYAQILVQLDAFLAAVLAFVVGYGVSLKGVSAARFFLVAWSIFLVSIFVFVLRNFNVLPYNNFTFYALQIGSGLEVLLLSFALAHKINVFKAEKEHSQQLALTISLENERLVREQNIILESKVKDRTEDLQATNLELNNALNDLKDTQTRLVEKEKMASLGQLTAGIAHEINNPINFVTSNIKPLKMDIADLSELLNRYDELATSTDIPKSLAGIEAFKKEIDIDYIHEEISSLIKGIEDGATRTAEIVKGLRTFSRLDESEVKSIDIHEGLDSTLVLLRNAIPPYVNIVRDYSSLPKIECYAGKMNQVFMNIFSNALNAIISKPTHHDEFISIHTRQENDNIVITIKDTGIGMSQAVKEKIFDPFFTTKDVGEGTGLGLSIVFSIIEKHKGKIIVNSAPGEGAEFIIYLPFNITTHLS comes from the coding sequence TTGTCACTTCTATTTACTGTAACGGTAACGGCCCAACCCATTCTCTATAATGGCGGCAAAACCCTGTTACAAATCGGTGGCAACCTGGAACTATACACAGACAAGACCAATACCCTCGAGCTGGCGGCAGTAAAACAACAACCCTTTAAACTATCCAGCCAGGATGTACCCAACCTGCAAATCACCCCTTATACGCAATGGGCCCGGTTTTCCGTTTTCAATAACTCTCAGCAGCAACACCTGATACTGGAAGTGGAATATCCTATCATAGACGATATCACCCTCTATGAAATACTGCCGGATGGCAGCACCCAAAGCAAACGCCTGGGTGAATTCACGTCTTACAAAAACCGGGGATACGATCACCAGAATTATCAGTTTGAGCTGAACATTCCTACTGGTACCACCCGGGAATACTATATGAAGGTAAAAGCAGGCGAACAACTGCAACTGCCGGTTTACCTCAGTGCACCGGAGCTGATCTCTGAAAAAAACAACCGACGGGAACTTATTTTCGGTATATACATTGGCGTTATCTTCGCCATGGCCTTTTATAATCTCTTCATCTATATATCCACACGGGATAACAGCTACCTGATTTATGTGAGTTATATTATCTGCGTAGGACTTACGCAGGCTACCCTCCAGGGTTATTCGTTCCGCTTTCTTTATCCGGACAGTCCCTGGCTGGCCATGCACGCCACAGTACTGGTACCCATATTCAACGGACTTACGGCCTTGTTCTTTATACAAAAGTTCCTGCATACCAAACAGAATTTCCCACTGGGGCATACGCTGATCAATATTGGGATCTGGCTGTATCTCCTGTGTTTTATTCCGACGTTCCTGGATATGTATACCTATGCACAGATTCTCGTACAGCTGGATGCTTTCCTGGCCGCAGTACTGGCCTTTGTAGTGGGTTACGGGGTAAGCCTGAAAGGCGTCAGTGCTGCCCGCTTCTTCCTGGTGGCATGGTCGATATTCCTGGTCAGCATCTTTGTATTTGTATTGCGCAATTTTAATGTATTGCCTTACAACAACTTCACCTTCTATGCCCTGCAAATAGGCTCCGGCCTGGAAGTACTGCTGCTGTCCTTTGCCCTGGCCCATAAAATAAACGTGTTCAAGGCAGAAAAGGAACATTCCCAGCAGCTGGCACTGACCATCTCCCTGGAGAATGAAAGACTGGTAAGAGAACAGAATATCATCCTCGAAAGCAAAGTAAAAGACCGTACAGAAGACCTCCAGGCCACCAACCTGGAACTCAACAATGCGTTGAACGACCTGAAAGACACACAAACACGACTGGTGGAAAAAGAAAAAATGGCATCCCTGGGTCAGCTGACCGCCGGTATTGCGCACGAAATCAACAATCCGATCAACTTCGTTACCTCCAACATCAAGCCGCTGAAAATGGATATCGCGGATCTCAGCGAATTGCTGAACCGTTACGACGAACTGGCTACCAGCACAGATATTCCTAAATCACTGGCGGGTATTGAAGCATTCAAAAAAGAAATTGATATCGATTATATACACGAAGAAATCTCCTCCCTTATCAAAGGCATCGAAGACGGCGCCACCCGTACGGCAGAAATTGTGAAAGGGCTACGTACGTTCAGCCGCCTGGATGAAAGTGAAGTGAAATCCATCGATATACACGAAGGGCTGGACTCTACATTGGTACTATTACGCAACGCGATCCCTCCGTACGTAAATATTGTCCGGGATTATTCATCTCTCCCCAAAATAGAATGTTATGCAGGGAAAATGAACCAGGTATTCATGAACATCTTTTCCAATGCACTGAATGCCATTATAAGCAAGCCAACACATCACGACGAGTTCATTTCCATCCATACCCGGCAGGAAAACGATAACATCGTTATTACCATCAAAGACACGGGTATCGGTATGTCGCAGGCTGTCAAGGAAAAAATATTTGACCCTTTTTTCACCACCAAAGATGTGGGAGAAGGCACCGGGCTGGGATTATCTATTGTATTCAGTATTATAGAAAAACATAAAGGTAAGATCATCGTGAATTCAGCGCCCGGAGAAGGAGCGGAATTTATTATATATTTACCCTTCAATATCACAACACACTTATCCTAA
- a CDS encoding ArnT family glycosyltransferase → MKYLLIALVAALLFIPFLGAVHLFDWDEINFAEAAREMIVSHNYSQVQIDFKPFWEKPPLFIWMQAGSMLLFGVNEFAARFPNAIIGILTLLSLYGIGKKLSDDKLGLWWALVYAGSWLPHFYFKSGIIDPAFNLFIFGAVYFAYRIAFSNQPMRMAIFSGTSLGLAVLTKGPVAILVALLTLLIYWIWNKGKTAIRPAHLGLIALFASLTTLLWFGYEIALHGWWFVNEFIIYQIRLLTTADAGHGGPFFYHWIVLLIGCFPASTFLFTAFEGRKKSIYQTPPAPEIKDFKVWMWVLFWVVLILFSLVKTKIVHYSSLCYFPLSFLAAYQINKLSRGRLRLRGWHIALLLVTGLLIGSALVLLPVAGIYKHLLIPHIGDAFAVGNLQADVSWAPGEMAYGIAYMILILVSAGLLLRRKITGGLLCLFISTILMIQVTVVHFVPKIERYSQGAAIDFFRSLQGKDVYVKALDYHSYAQHFYTRELPPANPQYYQTDWLLNGAVDKPVYFICRITDSAPYRQHPNLEVIGEKNGFVFLKRRTVQP, encoded by the coding sequence ATGAAATATTTATTGATTGCTTTGGTGGCTGCGTTGCTGTTCATACCTTTTCTGGGAGCTGTTCATTTGTTCGACTGGGATGAAATTAATTTTGCAGAAGCAGCCCGTGAAATGATTGTGTCGCACAACTATAGTCAGGTGCAGATTGACTTTAAACCCTTCTGGGAAAAACCGCCGTTGTTTATCTGGATGCAGGCGGGCAGTATGCTGTTATTTGGTGTCAACGAATTTGCAGCCCGTTTCCCGAATGCCATTATCGGTATCCTTACTTTATTGAGCTTGTATGGCATCGGCAAAAAATTATCAGATGATAAGTTGGGCTTATGGTGGGCATTGGTATATGCCGGATCCTGGCTGCCGCATTTTTATTTCAAGTCCGGTATTATTGATCCGGCATTTAACCTGTTTATTTTCGGAGCCGTTTATTTCGCCTATCGGATTGCCTTTAGCAACCAGCCGATGCGCATGGCCATTTTCAGCGGTACCAGCCTGGGTCTGGCTGTATTGACCAAAGGCCCCGTAGCCATACTGGTAGCACTACTCACCCTGCTGATCTATTGGATCTGGAATAAAGGTAAAACGGCGATCCGGCCGGCGCATCTGGGGCTCATTGCCTTGTTTGCCAGTCTGACTACCCTGCTTTGGTTCGGATATGAAATCGCACTGCATGGCTGGTGGTTCGTGAACGAATTCATTATCTACCAGATCCGGCTGTTAACCACAGCTGATGCCGGTCATGGCGGTCCGTTCTTCTATCATTGGATTGTGTTGCTGATCGGATGTTTTCCTGCCAGCACCTTCCTCTTCACAGCTTTTGAAGGCAGAAAAAAATCTATCTACCAGACGCCGCCCGCTCCTGAAATCAAGGATTTCAAAGTGTGGATGTGGGTATTATTCTGGGTGGTGCTGATCCTGTTTTCGCTGGTGAAAACCAAAATTGTGCATTACTCTTCGCTTTGTTACTTCCCGTTGTCTTTCCTGGCAGCATATCAGATCAACAAGTTATCAAGAGGTCGGCTGCGCCTGCGTGGCTGGCACATCGCCCTGTTGCTGGTAACCGGTTTACTGATAGGCAGCGCGCTTGTTTTGTTGCCGGTAGCTGGTATATATAAACACCTGCTCATTCCTCACATCGGGGATGCATTTGCAGTGGGCAACCTGCAGGCAGATGTATCGTGGGCACCTGGAGAAATGGCCTACGGTATCGCCTATATGATATTAATACTGGTGAGTGCGGGTCTGCTGCTACGCCGCAAAATTACAGGAGGGTTGTTATGTCTTTTCATCAGTACTATTCTGATGATTCAGGTAACAGTCGTACATTTTGTGCCGAAGATAGAACGGTATTCACAGGGAGCTGCCATTGATTTCTTCCGTTCTCTGCAGGGGAAAGATGTTTATGTGAAAGCACTCGACTATCATAGTTATGCCCAGCATTTTTATACCCGGGAACTTCCTCCTGCCAATCCGCAGTATTACCAGACCGATTGGTTACTGAATGGTGCAGTGGATAAGCCGGTATATTTCATCTGCCGTATTACAGACAGTGCGCCTTACCGTCAACATCCCAACCTCGAAGTCATCGGGGAAAAGAATGGGTTTGTATTTTTAAAACGCCGTACGGTACAGCCGTAA